The DNA window CCGAGGCGCCGGCGATCGCGCCGCCGCCGCCGAGGCGTTGCTCGATCGCGCGCAGGCGCTCGGCCAGCGCCTGGACCGTGAGTTCGCCGGCGGGCGGCGGCGTTTGCGCTTGCGTCGGCAGCGCCAGGGCGCAGGCGATCGCGCCGCACAGCCAGACGGTCGCGGCGCGGGCCGCATGCGGAGGTCGAACCCGGATATGCATGATGTGCTCCTACGAACGGGCGGAACGGTGAGACGATCCGGGTGGCGCGGAAACGCGGTGGAGGTGGCGTGATGCATCGGCCCGGTCGCGGCCGCGCCTGCGCGCGTTGGCAGGAGGGCAACCCGGCCGTTCGGCGTCGCCCGCCGCCGGCCCCGGATCGGCGGCGAAGTCGGCGCGGCTCAGTCCCAGGATTCGGCCGCGGCCGCGACCGGCAGGCGCTGACTGCGGACGATCTCGACGATCCGCGCCTGACTGACCCGCACTTCGATCCGGCCCTCTTCCAGCCCGCGCAAAGCCTGCAGCAGGGCGAACTCGGTATCGCTGAGGTTGACGATGTTGATGTCCGGTTCGCGGTCGCGGGGCGCGGTCGCGGCTCTGTCCGCGCGCCGTGCGGCGCTGCGTTTTCCGGCCTCCGCCGCGTTGCGGTTCACCGGGCGTCTCCTTCCAGGTTGAGCAACGTCGGCGTCGACGACGCGCGGGCGAATTCGGCCAGGCTGCGTCGATCGAGCACGTCGGAAATGGCGTCGCGCGCCTCGCGCATCAGCGCGCGCAGGGTGCAGCCGTCGGGGTCGCGGCAGTCGGAGCAGGGCCGGTAGGCGCTGACGCTGGCGCACAACACCGCGGCCAGCGGTCCGTCGATGGCGCGGATCAGGTCGCCGACCATGATGTGCTCGGGCGGCCGGGCCAGCGTATGGCCGCCCTTTTGCCCGCGCCGGCTGTCGATGAAGCCGGCCTCGCGCAGGTCGACCAGGATCGACTCCAGGAACTTGCCCGGCGCGCCGCTGTGTTGGGCGATGGTGCGGGCCTGCAGGCGCGGGCCGTCGGCGCGATCCGCCCCGGGCCGGCCGTGGGCGCGCGCCAGCGCGCACATCGCGCGCAGGGCGTACTTGGCCTTCATCGTCAGCATTTCCCAGTCTCCATGTAGGAAATGTGGCCGGGGCCGGGGGCGGAGGGAAAAGGTTTTGCCTCATCTGCATATGACGGGGCGGTATGTGGCGTGCGGGGCAGCGGGCGCGCGCTGTGCGGCCGTGTCGGATGGGCGGCGGACGTCCGTGGCGCCGGGGGCGGCGGGGATTGCGCGGTGGTCTTGGCGGCGCGGGGAAAGCCAAAAGGCCCAGCCGAAGCCGCTCCCCCCTGACCTGCCCTTTTCAACGGGGGGAGCCGCGCCGCGGCGGCTTGGGCACGCGCCGGGAACCGTGTCCTCGTCCGCGCCGAGCGGCAGCGGCTGTTCCTTGCCTTTCAAAAAGGCGGGCTAGGGGATTCGCCGTCGCTCTTGCTCCGCTCGGGAACGGCTTCGGCGATGCGCCGTGCCGACGCCGCAGAACGGCGACCGGCGGCCCCGCCGTGGCCGGACATCGGGCGGGTCGACCCCGGTCTGCGCGAGCCTGTGCGCGGACGAAGCCGTTACGATGAGCGCCAATGCGTTCTCTCGCCTCGCTTCCGCCGCTCGCCCGCACCTGTCTGTCGGTTCTCGCCGTCCTTGCCGCCGTGTGTTGGCTGGCGCCCGGGATGAGCCGTTACGGGCCGATCCTGCCCGACTGGGACGCGTTGTCGGCCGCGCCGGGCACGGCCGGGCATTGGTTCGGCACCGATGCGATCGGCCGCGACGTGTTCGCGCGCACGCTCGCCGGCGGGCGGCTGTCGCTCGGCATCGGCTTGTTGGCCAGCGTGGTCGCGCTGGCGATCGGGCTGGGCTACGGCGCGATCGCCGGCCTGGCCGGCGGCCGCACCGAGCGCGCGATGCTGCGCGTGCTGGACGTGTTCTCGGCGCTGCCGTTCCTGCTGGTGGTGATCTTGCTGCTGACCTTGTTCGAACGCTCGCTGTGGCTGTTGCTGGTCGCGATCGGCGGCTACGTCTGGATCGACCTGGCGCGGGTCATGCGCGCCGAGGCCGCGCGCCTGCGCGAAGCGCCGTTCGTACTCGCCGCGCAGGCGGCGGGGGCGAGCTTCGGCCAGCGCCTGCGCTGGCACGTGTTGCCGAACCTGCTGCCGCTGGCCTTCGTCTACCTCGGCCTGATCCTGCCGCAGGCCATCCTGGTCGAGAGCTTTCTCGGTTTTCTCGGCCTGTCGATCGACGAGCCGTCGTCCAGTTGGGGCGGTCTGCTCGCCGAAGGCGTGCAGGAGCTCGACAGCGCGCCGTGGACGCTGTTGTTTCCGGCCGGCTTCCTGGTGACCACGCTGGCCGCGTTCCAATTCCTCGGCGACGGCCTGCGCGACTGGCTCGACGTCAAGCGCAGCGCGCCGCGCGGCGAAGAGGCCGCGGCATGAACTCGGTCGCATTGCGCGGCCTGCACGTGAGCGCGAACGGCGGCGCGCGAGCGCTGCTCGGCCCGGTCGACCTGGAGTTGCACGCCGGCCAATGCCTGGGCGTGGTCGGCGAAAGCGGCAGCGGCAAAAGCCTGACCGCGCTGTCCCTGCTCGGCCTGCTGCCGCCGGGGCTGCAGGCGCGCGGCGAGCTGCGGGTCGACGGCGAAACCCTCGGCCTCGGCGGCGCGGCGCATGCGCGCCTGCGCGGCCGCGGCCTGGCCTGGGTGCCGCAGGACCCGCTGGCGGCGCTGCATCCGCTGCGCCGGGTCGGCGCGCAGCTGATCGAAACCCTGCGCACGGTACGCGGACTCGGCAAGGACGAGGCGCGGGCCCGGGCGCAGCATCTGTTCGAGCGCGTGCAATTGCCGGAGCCGGCGACGGCGTTGCAGCGCTATCCGCATCAATTCTCCGGCGGCCAGCGTCAGCGCATCGCCATCGCGCTGGCCCTGGCCACCGCGCCGCGGGCGCTGATCGCCGACGAACCGACTTCGGCGCTGGACGCGCGCATCGCCCGCGACATCCTCGATCTGCTCGACCGGCTGCGCCGCGAGGATGGCCTGGCCTTGCTGCTGATCAGCCACGACCTGCCCCTGGTCGGCGCCTACGCGCAGCGGTTGTTGGTGCTGCAGCGCGGCGTCGTGGTCGAGCAGGGCGAGGCCGCGCGCGTGTTCGCCGCGCCGGCGCAGGCCTACACGCGCGAACTGCTGGCCGCCGACCGCATCGAGGCTTTGCCGGAGGCGAGCTCGGACGCGCCGGTGTGGCTGCGCGGCGAAGGTCTGCGCATGCACTATCCGCGCGCGCCGCGGCCGGCCTTGGACGCGGTCGATATCGAGCTGCGCCGCGGCGAAGGGCTGGCGCTGGTCGGCGAAAGCGGCAGCGGCAAGAGCACGCTCGGCCGCGCCTTGCTGCGTTTGCTGCGCGGCGCGCAAGGCCGGGTCTGCGTCGACGGCGCGGATCTGGTCGGGTTGGACGCGGCCGCGCTGCGCCGCTGGCGGGCGCAGACCGGCGTGGTGTTCCAGGATCCGTATGCCTCGCTCGATCCGCGCCTGCGCGTGGCGCAGATCGTCGCCGAGCCCTTGCGCATCCACACCCGCTCGGACGCGGCGGCGCGCCGCGCGCGCGCCGCCGAGCTGCTGGCCGCGGTCGGGCTGGACGCTGCGATGCTGGACCGCTATCCGCACCAGTTCTCCGGCGGCCAGCGCCAGCGCATCGCGATCGCGCGCGCGTTGGCGACCGAGCCCAAACTGCTGGTCTGCGACGAAGCGGTGTCGGCGCTGGACGCGCACCATCGCGCCGCGATCCTCGCCCTGTTGGCGCGTCTCAAGCGCGAGCGCGGTCTGGCCCTGTTGTTCGTGACCCACGACCTGTCCGCGGCCGCGGCGGTGGCCGAGCGCATCGCCGTACTCGAAGCCGGGCGCATCGTCGAAACCGGACCCACCGCCCAGGTGCTGCGCGCGCCGCAGCACGCGCATACCCGCGCCCTGCTCGCGGCACGACCGCAGGCCTGACGCTGGGATCGGCGCGCGTGCGCCGATGCGGCGTCTATCCGGCGGCGTTCAGATGAAACCGCCGCCGAGGCCGAGCCGGACCACGCCGACCAAGATGGCGATGCCGTTGAGCCACAGCCCGGCCTTGGCGCGGGCGTTGTGCTCGCTGCGGGTGAACAGCAGGCCGATCGCGGCGATCACCGCGCCGATCGCGGCGAACGGGATCATGAACCAGTTGCCCCAGCCCAGGAACGGGATCAGGGCGGCGATCATCCACAGCACGGCGACGATGCCCCAGAGCAGACTGATCAAACCCATCGACGTGGCTCCGCAAGCGGCCGGATCGGCCATGCCTGCAACGTAATGTCTGTCCGGACGATTGCAAGTGCCGCAGGTCGGCGTGACCGACGGCGCGCTCAGCCGCCGTGCACGCCGTCGATCTCGACCCGCAGCTCGTGGCGGCAGATCGCCGCGTGCACCAGAATCCGCGGCACGCGCTCGCCGAAGCGCCGGTCCAGCGCTTCGGCCACCGGCGCCATGTCCTCGGCGTCGCGCACGTAGACCTTCAGTCGGGTGCCGGCGCCGAACGCGGCCGGCAACTGCGGCCGGCGCTGGCGCGCCGCCGCGAGCAGGCTGTCGAAATTGGCCAGGGTTTCCTCGAGCTGGGCCAGCACCGAGTCGGCGTGGCGCGACTCGTGGCCGACCACCGCCGCGGTGCCCGACAGCAGCAGCG is part of the Lysobacter firmicutimachus genome and encodes:
- a CDS encoding Rrf2 family transcriptional regulator; its protein translation is MLTMKAKYALRAMCALARAHGRPGADRADGPRLQARTIAQHSGAPGKFLESILVDLREAGFIDSRRGQKGGHTLARPPEHIMVGDLIRAIDGPLAAVLCASVSAYRPCSDCRDPDGCTLRALMREARDAISDVLDRRSLAEFARASSTPTLLNLEGDAR
- a CDS encoding ABC transporter permease; the encoded protein is MSRYGPILPDWDALSAAPGTAGHWFGTDAIGRDVFARTLAGGRLSLGIGLLASVVALAIGLGYGAIAGLAGGRTERAMLRVLDVFSALPFLLVVILLLTLFERSLWLLLVAIGGYVWIDLARVMRAEAARLREAPFVLAAQAAGASFGQRLRWHVLPNLLPLAFVYLGLILPQAILVESFLGFLGLSIDEPSSSWGGLLAEGVQELDSAPWTLLFPAGFLVTTLAAFQFLGDGLRDWLDVKRSAPRGEEAAA
- a CDS encoding ABC transporter ATP-binding protein, coding for MNSVALRGLHVSANGGARALLGPVDLELHAGQCLGVVGESGSGKSLTALSLLGLLPPGLQARGELRVDGETLGLGGAAHARLRGRGLAWVPQDPLAALHPLRRVGAQLIETLRTVRGLGKDEARARAQHLFERVQLPEPATALQRYPHQFSGGQRQRIAIALALATAPRALIADEPTSALDARIARDILDLLDRLRREDGLALLLISHDLPLVGAYAQRLLVLQRGVVVEQGEAARVFAAPAQAYTRELLAADRIEALPEASSDAPVWLRGEGLRMHYPRAPRPALDAVDIELRRGEGLALVGESGSGKSTLGRALLRLLRGAQGRVCVDGADLVGLDAAALRRWRAQTGVVFQDPYASLDPRLRVAQIVAEPLRIHTRSDAAARRARAAELLAAVGLDAAMLDRYPHQFSGGQRQRIAIARALATEPKLLVCDEAVSALDAHHRAAILALLARLKRERGLALLFVTHDLSAAAAVAERIAVLEAGRIVETGPTAQVLRAPQHAHTRALLAARPQA